A genomic stretch from Flavobacterium humidisoli includes:
- the lgt gene encoding prolipoprotein diacylglyceryl transferase has translation MMNGILNWNVDPVIFWITDSFPLKYYGALFACGILLGFYIVRNIYKKENLSLDNLDTLLIYVIVGTVLGARLGHCFFYEPEYFFKHPIEILLPIQKIKGVYQFVGYQGLASHGGSIGVITAMILYCRKYKVQFLGLLDKMAVAVPVTGTFIRMGNFMNSEIYGKPTNGNWGVVFQKDDLIPRHPTQLYEAFAYLLIFGILFYMYKSEKIRNAQGLIFGTFLTLLFTARFIIEFFKENQEAFENNMLINMGQILSIPFILIGLGLIFWKTKKVSAVY, from the coding sequence ATGATGAATGGAATTTTAAACTGGAACGTAGATCCTGTTATTTTCTGGATTACAGATAGTTTTCCTTTAAAATATTACGGAGCTCTTTTTGCCTGCGGAATTCTTTTAGGTTTCTACATTGTTAGAAATATTTATAAGAAAGAAAATCTTTCGCTAGATAATCTCGATACTTTATTGATTTATGTAATTGTCGGAACCGTTTTAGGTGCTAGACTTGGACATTGTTTCTTTTACGAACCAGAGTATTTCTTCAAACATCCGATAGAAATTCTTTTACCGATTCAGAAAATAAAAGGAGTTTATCAATTTGTGGGTTACCAAGGTTTGGCAAGTCACGGAGGATCAATTGGTGTTATAACGGCAATGATTTTGTACTGCCGAAAATATAAAGTTCAGTTTTTAGGGCTTTTAGATAAAATGGCGGTTGCTGTTCCTGTAACGGGGACTTTTATCAGAATGGGAAATTTTATGAATTCTGAAATATACGGAAAACCGACCAACGGAAATTGGGGCGTAGTTTTCCAGAAAGATGATTTGATTCCGCGACATCCAACACAATTATATGAAGCTTTTGCTTATTTGTTGATTTTTGGAATTCTGTTTTATATGTACAAATCAGAAAAAATTAGAAATGCGCAAGGATTAATCTTTGGAACTTTCTTAACTTTATTATTTACAGCTCGTTTTATAATTGAATTTTTCAAGGAAAATCAAGAAGCTTTTGAGAATAATATGCTAATTAATATGGGGCAGATTTTAAGTATCCCGTTTATTTTAATTGGTTTAGGATTGATTTTTTGGAAAACTAAAAAAGTCTCGGCTGTATATTGA
- the serS gene encoding serine--tRNA ligase → MLQIAFIRENQEKVIKALAKRNIDAKSVVEEVVQLDENRRAAQVELDNTLSESNKLSKDIGELMKAGEKAKAAILKEKTVSLKEKSKELSEKAEALAVELTNKLYTLPNLPADIVPEGKTPDDNLNVFQEGDIPVLHEGALPHWELVKKYDIIDFELGVKITGAGFPVYKGKGARLQRALINYFLDKNTAAGYNEVQVPHLVNEASGFGTGQLPDKEGQMYHSTIDDLYLIPTAEVPVTNLFRDVILNESDLPVLHTAYTPCFRREAGSYGAHVRGLNRLHQFDKVEIVRVEHPDNSYAALDGMVEHVKEILQELKLPYRVLRLCGGDMGFTSALTYDFEVFSTAQDRWLEISSVSNFETFQANRLKLRFKDKDGKNQLAHTLNGSSLALPRVLAGIIENYQTPEGIVIPEVLRPYCGFDIIN, encoded by the coding sequence AGAGGTGGTTCAATTAGACGAAAATCGTCGTGCTGCACAGGTGGAATTAGACAATACTTTATCAGAATCTAATAAATTGTCCAAAGATATTGGTGAATTGATGAAAGCTGGAGAGAAAGCGAAAGCAGCAATCTTAAAAGAAAAAACGGTTTCACTAAAAGAAAAAAGTAAAGAACTGAGCGAAAAAGCAGAAGCTTTGGCTGTTGAGTTAACCAATAAATTATACACATTACCAAATCTTCCGGCAGATATCGTTCCTGAAGGAAAAACACCAGACGACAATTTGAATGTTTTTCAAGAAGGAGACATTCCTGTTTTACATGAAGGCGCACTGCCGCACTGGGAATTGGTAAAGAAATACGATATTATCGATTTTGAATTGGGTGTAAAAATTACTGGAGCAGGATTTCCTGTTTATAAAGGAAAAGGAGCTCGTTTACAACGTGCCTTAATCAACTACTTTTTAGATAAAAATACAGCTGCAGGATACAATGAAGTTCAGGTGCCGCATTTGGTAAATGAAGCTTCTGGTTTTGGAACGGGACAATTGCCAGATAAAGAAGGGCAGATGTATCACTCTACCATTGACGATTTATATTTGATTCCAACTGCAGAGGTTCCAGTTACGAATTTGTTCCGCGATGTCATTTTGAACGAAAGTGATTTGCCTGTTTTACATACAGCTTATACACCATGTTTCCGTCGTGAAGCAGGTTCTTATGGAGCGCACGTTCGTGGATTAAACCGTTTGCACCAATTTGATAAAGTAGAAATTGTTCGTGTAGAGCATCCAGACAATTCTTATGCGGCGCTTGATGGTATGGTTGAACATGTAAAAGAGATTCTTCAGGAATTGAAATTACCTTATAGAGTTCTACGTCTTTGCGGAGGCGATATGGGATTCACATCTGCTTTAACGTATGATTTTGAAGTGTTTTCAACTGCACAAGATCGTTGGTTAGAGATTAGTTCTGTTTCTAACTTCGAAACTTTCCAGGCAAATCGTTTGAAATTACGTTTCAAAGACAAAGACGGAAAAAATCAATTGGCGCATACACTTAACGGAAGTTCATTGGCGCTTCCTAGAGTTTTGGCCGGAATTATTGAAAATTACCAAACTCCAGAAGGAATCGTAATTCCAGAAGTTTTACGCCCTTACTGCGGATTTGATATTATAAACTAA